The following are encoded together in the Montipora foliosa isolate CH-2021 chromosome 12, ASM3666993v2, whole genome shotgun sequence genome:
- the LOC137979775 gene encoding nuclear nucleic acid-binding protein C1D-like isoform X2 produces the protein MAAEGEPEPDLPQEVTESLETFHEALGKVEDVFKPLLETSVDEMKEKMNPLESAKLDLVVAYAVNSMFWMYLTTQGVNPREHPVKSELDRIKRYMCKVKEATEKKEASMRIDKGAAQRFVKSALWKPSDKDASTQDTAETSSKEEPTTKKEKRKSQEKLSKPSGKKKKKH, from the exons atggcggccgaaGGCGAACCTGAACCTGATTTACCACAAGAAGTAACTGAATCACTCGAGACTTTTCATGAAGCATTGGGCAAGGTTGAGGATGTCTTTAAGCCCCTCTTGGAGACCTCTGTCGATGAGATGAAAGAAAAG ATGAATCCACTAGAGAGTGCCAAACTTGATCTTGTGGTAGCTTATGCTGTTAACTCGATGTTTTGGA TGTATCTTACAACTCAAGGTGTTAACCCAAGGGAACATCCTGTGAAATCTGAACTG GACAGAATTAAGAGGTACATGTGTAAAGTGAAAGAAGcaacagaaaagaaagaag CCTCTATGAGAATAGATAAAGGAGCTGCACAGAGATTCGTGAAAAGTGCTTTGTGGAAACCTTCAG ATAAAGATGCATCAACTCAAGATACCGCAGAAACATCAAGCAAAGAAG AGCCAACCACGAAAAAGGAAAAACGAAAAAGTCAGGAAAAACTTAGCAAGCcctctggaaagaaaaaaaagaaacattag
- the LOC137979127 gene encoding uncharacterized protein, which produces MGMTLSQFFSRMSELLKSFSNHEARILMVGLDAAGKTTILYKLKLNETVSTIPTIGFNVETVSPCKGVTFTVWDVGGQEKIRPLWRHYFQNTQGLIFVVDSSDLERISEARNELFSVLESPEMERVPVVVVGNKQDLPRALKANDLAQKLSLLQHKANPWHVQEACAKNGEGIYEAMHKLSDMVKEFEKSSRRY; this is translated from the coding sequence ATGGGTATGACACTATCTCAGTTTTTCTCGAGAATGAGCGAACTGTTGAAATCTTTTTCAAATCACGAAGCCCGTATTTTGATGGTGGGGCTTGATGCAGCTGGGAAGACCACGATCTTGTACAAACTGAAGTTAAATGAAACCGTTAGCACCATTCCAACCATTGGTTTCAATGTGGAGACCGTAAGTCCATGCAAGGGGGTCACTTTTACAGTGTGGGATGTGGGCGGTCAGGAGAAGATCCGGCCACTTTGGCGGCACTACTTTCAGAATACCCAAGGCTTGATTTTCGTTGTTGATAGCTCTGACTTGGAAAGGATATCAGAAGCAAGAAACGAGCTGTTCAGTGTTCTTGAAAGCCCGGAAATGGAGAGGGTTCCGGTAGTTGTTGTGGGAAATAAGCAAGATCTTCCGAGAGCCTTGAAAGCGAACGATCTTGCTCAAAAGCTTTCTCTGTTGCAGCATAAAGCGAATCCATGGCATGTTCAAGAAGCATGCGCAAAGAATGGTGAAGGCATTTACGAAGCTATGCACAAATTGAGCGATATGGtgaaagaatttgaaaaaagctCAAGAAGGTACTGA